From Coriobacteriia bacterium, the proteins below share one genomic window:
- a CDS encoding FAD/NAD(P)-binding protein — translation MPSESHDCACAERESLFVPREAKILHAHAPTSTEKHFTLQFADGSPLIFEPGQILEVGVMGYGEIPIGIASSPTRTHTFEIVVRTVGRVSTAINNKNIGDSLWVRGPLGHGFDVDALRGHDVLVVAGGIGICPTRSLIQYIADQRDDFGRFVLFYGARDPLQLLFPEDRGVWRATHGIEYHETVDRADISWTGNVGVITTLFRNTHLSEDTRVIICGPPVMFEFVIRELDQAGIKRENIYVDLERRMKCGVGKCGHCQINNKYCCIDGPVFTYAEIHELEEAI, via the coding sequence ATGCCAAGCGAATCACACGACTGCGCGTGCGCTGAGCGCGAGAGCCTCTTCGTCCCGCGTGAGGCCAAGATCCTGCACGCGCACGCACCCACGTCGACCGAGAAGCACTTCACGCTGCAGTTCGCGGATGGGTCCCCGCTCATATTCGAGCCGGGACAGATCCTCGAAGTCGGCGTCATGGGCTACGGCGAGATACCGATAGGCATAGCCAGCTCTCCCACACGGACCCATACATTCGAGATCGTCGTGCGTACGGTGGGCCGCGTGTCCACGGCGATCAACAACAAGAACATCGGTGACTCTCTGTGGGTTCGCGGCCCCCTGGGCCACGGGTTCGATGTCGACGCGCTACGCGGCCACGACGTGCTGGTGGTCGCGGGAGGCATCGGAATCTGCCCGACGAGGAGCCTCATCCAGTACATCGCCGACCAGCGCGATGACTTCGGTCGCTTCGTGCTCTTCTATGGCGCGCGCGACCCGCTGCAGTTGCTGTTTCCTGAGGATAGGGGCGTCTGGCGCGCCACACACGGCATCGAGTATCACGAGACGGTGGACCGTGCCGACATCTCGTGGACGGGCAACGTGGGCGTGATCACGACGCTCTTCCGCAACACGCACCTCTCCGAGGACACCCGCGTTATCATCTGCGGCCCGCCGGTGATGTTCGAGTTCGTCATCCGAGAACTCGACCAGGCCGGGATCAAGCGGGAGAACATCTACGTTGACCTGGAGCGCCGCATGAAGTGCGGCGTGGGCAAGTGCGGTCACTGCCAGATCAACAACAAGTACTGCTGCAT
- a CDS encoding 4Fe-4S dicluster domain-containing protein codes for MSSFYIEERDFGTFVNTLAQNTRVVGPVAKRQKFVFGEIGSVEELRLDYDITILPPKKVFFPPKQVIARFDADSVEGTIAPVDTVLLGVHPYDVRGIDMTDFLFRERNEDWDYLAQREATTIVASNVQKVAPRAFWASMIDTNEPKGHDAYLTKLDGGYVFETRTPKGEALLARGAFRDATGPEVAAAQSVNADALGQCQEQLPYTSAEIAKTIRESFSNEELWDELSKDCFSCGSCNTVCPTCYCFDMRDVWNLDQKSGTRTRYWDACLTKEFAAISMPGGGHENFREHHQTRFRHRFMRKGAYLNEKLGSPACTGCGRCSMACTVDIADPVRVITTIMEWS; via the coding sequence ATGAGCTCCTTCTACATAGAGGAGCGCGATTTCGGTACCTTCGTGAATACGCTCGCGCAAAATACGCGCGTCGTGGGACCGGTCGCCAAGCGCCAGAAGTTCGTATTCGGTGAGATCGGTTCGGTCGAGGAGCTTCGCCTCGACTACGACATCACCATCCTGCCGCCGAAGAAGGTGTTCTTCCCGCCCAAGCAAGTGATCGCGCGCTTCGACGCGGACTCGGTGGAAGGAACCATCGCGCCAGTGGACACGGTCCTGCTGGGCGTGCACCCGTACGACGTGCGTGGGATCGACATGACGGACTTCCTGTTCCGGGAGCGCAACGAGGACTGGGACTACCTCGCCCAGCGCGAGGCCACCACCATCGTGGCATCCAACGTCCAGAAGGTGGCCCCGCGTGCCTTCTGGGCCTCGATGATCGACACCAACGAGCCCAAGGGTCATGACGCGTACCTCACCAAGCTCGACGGCGGCTACGTGTTCGAGACGCGCACACCCAAGGGTGAGGCGCTGCTGGCCCGCGGCGCGTTTCGCGATGCGACCGGCCCGGAGGTCGCCGCCGCTCAAAGCGTCAACGCGGATGCGCTCGGCCAGTGCCAGGAGCAACTGCCCTACACCAGCGCCGAGATCGCCAAGACCATCCGTGAGTCGTTCTCCAACGAGGAGCTGTGGGACGAACTCTCCAAGGACTGCTTCAGCTGCGGTTCGTGCAACACCGTATGCCCCACGTGCTACTGCTTCGACATGCGCGACGTGTGGAACCTCGACCAGAAATCCGGCACGCGCACGCGCTACTGGGATGCGTGCCTGACCAAGGAGTTCGCCGCGATCTCGATGCCCGGGGGCGGGCACGAGAACTTCCGCGAGCACCACCAGACCCGCTTCCGCCACCGGTTCATGCGCAAGGGCGCCTACCTCAACGAGAAGCTCGGCAGCCCGGCCTGCACCGGTTGCGGGCGCTGTTCGATGGCGTGCACGGTGGACATCGCCGACCCGGTCCGTGTCATCACTACCATCATGGAGTGGTCGTAA
- the msrA gene encoding peptide-methionine (S)-S-oxide reductase MsrA: MRSIRRLALGMTVVVLLVLAIAVSGCVSTGTVSNQRNEADVASSTDTSGGEGVATIYLAGGCFWGVEKYLASVRGVMNAESGYANGITDSPTYRDVSSGRSGYTETVRVDYDPTVAPLPFLLDLYYEVVDPTSLNRQGNDRGTQYRTGIYYSDPADREVVEASLDRLQKRYNRPVVIEAEPLKNYTPAEEYHQDYLDKNPGGYCHINPDLFKQAAEAVPDPSLLTTASGEAE, translated from the coding sequence ATGCGCAGCATCCGACGACTGGCCCTCGGTATGACCGTCGTGGTTCTGCTCGTTCTCGCGATCGCGGTCTCGGGATGTGTGTCGACAGGCACCGTCTCGAATCAGCGAAACGAAGCCGATGTGGCTTCGTCGACGGACACATCAGGAGGCGAAGGCGTGGCTACCATCTACCTGGCAGGCGGTTGTTTCTGGGGCGTCGAGAAGTACCTGGCATCGGTGCGCGGAGTCATGAACGCAGAAAGCGGCTACGCCAACGGAATCACCGATTCGCCGACATACCGCGACGTGTCATCTGGCCGATCCGGCTACACCGAGACCGTGCGCGTCGACTACGACCCCACCGTCGCGCCGCTGCCGTTCCTGCTCGACCTGTACTACGAGGTCGTCGATCCCACGTCGCTCAACCGGCAGGGCAACGATCGGGGCACGCAGTACCGCACGGGCATCTACTATTCAGACCCTGCGGATCGCGAGGTAGTCGAGGCTTCGCTCGATAGGCTTCAGAAGCGCTACAACCGGCCCGTGGTCATCGAAGCCGAACCGCTCAAGAACTACACACCCGCCGAGGAGTACCACCAGGATTACCTCGACAAGAACCCGGGCGGGTACTGCCACATCAACCCGGACCTGTTCAAGCAAGCTGCCGAAGCAGTGCCCGATCCGTCACTACTGACGACCGCTTCCGGCGAAGCTGAGTAG
- a CDS encoding zinc ribbon domain-containing protein, whose protein sequence is MQCPACGAEVASDGAFCGSCGASLQAQAPPDPGAAYPPAHPAPVAPASPAAPPVQPGQYIGPQPAAAASPAPAAPPAKRGLPAVAIVAIVVGALILACAVVGGGLFAFRAFNASDEVALPAVTPPAPAPSAVATEMPDPALEEPDPTVEEPAATDAIVTEDEASAVVTQFMDTRASGDIEGSKVYCSKTMLAGEYGDFVSDKYWKPDSYKITRTTPDLMYVHVTTMGMWPSGEEPTIFSVLRDPDSGQVLIDGMLDPENVPELWK, encoded by the coding sequence ATGCAGTGTCCTGCATGCGGTGCCGAAGTGGCGTCAGACGGCGCGTTCTGTGGGTCCTGCGGAGCCAGCCTTCAGGCACAGGCGCCGCCTGACCCGGGCGCGGCCTACCCGCCGGCGCATCCCGCTCCCGTCGCACCGGCCTCCCCGGCCGCACCTCCCGTGCAACCCGGGCAATACATCGGCCCTCAGCCCGCTGCGGCAGCCTCGCCCGCGCCCGCGGCCCCGCCCGCCAAGCGCGGCCTGCCTGCCGTGGCCATCGTGGCGATCGTGGTCGGCGCCCTGATCCTCGCGTGCGCCGTGGTCGGTGGCGGTCTGTTCGCCTTCAGGGCGTTCAACGCATCCGATGAGGTCGCGCTCCCGGCTGTCACGCCTCCCGCGCCGGCCCCCTCGGCAGTGGCTACCGAGATGCCTGATCCGGCGCTCGAAGAGCCGGATCCGACGGTCGAGGAGCCGGCCGCCACCGACGCGATCGTCACCGAGGATGAGGCTTCCGCAGTCGTGACGCAGTTCATGGATACTCGTGCCAGCGGGGATATCGAGGGCTCGAAGGTCTACTGCAGCAAGACCATGCTCGCCGGCGAGTACGGCGACTTCGTGAGCGACAAGTACTGGAAGCCGGACAGCTACAAGATCACGCGCACGACCCCCGACCTCATGTACGTCCATGTGACGACGATGGGTATGTGGCCCTCGGGCGAAGAGCCGACGATCTTCTCGGTGTTGCGCGATCCCGACAGCGGACAGGTGCTCATCGACGGCATGCTCGACCCGGAGAACGTCCCGGAGCTTTGGAAATAG
- a CDS encoding type II toxin-antitoxin system VapC family toxin produces the protein MKTSIVDERRLVVLDSSVGVKWIKPEPGRADAIGLLAEHREGRIRLVVPAHFIHEVVGVAVRHGGPERGETTWASLRNSDLTVVGLDDTLAAAAFDQCRLLGCSFYDALAPALAERLGATLFSADARAHARFAGIVLIGQA, from the coding sequence GTGAAGACGAGCATCGTGGATGAGCGCCGGCTCGTCGTGCTTGACTCCTCGGTGGGCGTCAAGTGGATCAAGCCGGAACCCGGGCGAGCCGATGCCATCGGGCTGCTCGCTGAGCATCGCGAGGGGCGTATCCGGCTTGTTGTGCCCGCTCACTTCATCCACGAAGTAGTGGGGGTCGCCGTGCGGCACGGTGGTCCCGAACGAGGAGAGACGACGTGGGCCAGCCTGCGCAACAGCGACCTCACGGTGGTCGGGCTCGACGATACTCTGGCCGCCGCCGCGTTCGACCAATGCCGTCTGCTGGGATGCTCGTTCTACGACGCGCTGGCCCCGGCTCTTGCCGAGCGCCTGGGCGCGACCCTCTTCTCGGCTGACGCAAGGGCGCACGCGCGATTCGCAGGGATAGTGCTGATCGGCCAGGCGTGA
- a CDS encoding ribbon-helix-helix protein, CopG family, with amino-acid sequence MAVEKFSISLPDDLVIDIDELAVSEGLTRSGVIREAAATYVASRKSVQYERLRRERIDSALAGFEQVAASWGQDDQTSLDHLRVLRGECAEGRGGREDEHRG; translated from the coding sequence ATGGCTGTCGAGAAGTTCAGCATTTCACTCCCGGATGATCTCGTGATCGACATCGACGAACTCGCCGTATCCGAGGGTTTGACGCGAAGCGGCGTGATACGCGAGGCCGCGGCAACGTACGTCGCGTCTCGGAAGTCGGTGCAGTACGAGCGTCTGCGACGCGAACGCATTGACTCCGCCCTCGCGGGTTTCGAGCAGGTGGCGGCGAGCTGGGGCCAGGACGACCAGACATCGCTCGACCACCTACGCGTGCTCCGTGGCGAATGCGCTGAGGGCCGCGGCGGACGTGAAGACGAGCATCGTGGATGA
- a CDS encoding DUF427 domain-containing protein produces MSQSPNARPIERVWDYPRPPSVMRESLHVRALVAGHVIVDTRRPVLIRETSHPPVYYLPPEDVAREFLVPSTHRTHCEFKGEAHYFSLAIDGSNASNVAWYYPHPSPGYEELTDHIAFYAWALDEATVDGEQVEPQPGHFYGGWVTSWLEGPFKGAPGTMGW; encoded by the coding sequence TTGAGTCAATCGCCCAACGCACGGCCGATTGAGCGCGTGTGGGACTATCCGCGGCCTCCCTCGGTCATGCGCGAGTCACTACACGTGCGCGCGCTCGTGGCGGGTCATGTCATCGTCGATACCCGCCGACCCGTTCTCATTCGCGAGACGAGTCACCCGCCGGTCTACTACCTGCCGCCCGAGGACGTCGCACGCGAGTTCCTCGTCCCGAGCACGCATCGGACGCACTGCGAGTTCAAAGGCGAAGCACACTACTTCTCGCTCGCCATCGACGGCAGTAACGCCAGCAACGTGGCGTGGTACTACCCGCATCCGTCGCCCGGGTATGAGGAGCTGACCGATCACATCGCCTTCTACGCGTGGGCGCTCGATGAGGCAACGGTCGACGGCGAGCAGGTTGAGCCGCAGCCGGGGCACTTCTACGGTGGCTGGGTGACGAGCTGGCTCGAGGGCCCGTTCAAGGGTGCTCCCGGGACGATGGGCTGGTGA
- a CDS encoding complex I subunit 5 family protein, with translation MDAGHAAHAVESIVEELHVAYSVLPPLVVAVPLIGALLVLATGKRWPRLRNALVVGVTGLTLLLVVVMIGPVVAEHRIGAQLPALLGQITFTVDAFGLLFALFTTFVWFASTLYSLDYLKHEHAHDRYHATSLIVLAANLGVVLAGDLVTLYLFFEALGLVAFLLVIHTETDEAKRASMKYWWMTIVGGFALLAGIMLTFALGGTGALRPLPASEGAEALRWAASALLILGFGVKAGMLPVHVWLPDAHPVAPSPASALLSGVMIKAGAYGIFRTLFVLMRPEISASLEESAWHFSSQLGLVVLWTGMATMLIGVLLALGQSNAKRMLAYHSVSQMGFILAGLGAAAYLGTHGAMGIGGALYHVVNHAIFKGALFLGVGAVFYRTAELDMYKLGGLWKRMPLTFLFTLIAAFGITGVPLFNGFVSKCMIHHAIVEAGELHELASLGVAEWIFIITCGGTACSFIKLIGFVFLGKAKQEYGPEVREVPLRMLLGMGMLSGAIVVLGVAPQLLLRGLFVPGLESWGLHATLLEKYLETMFLSAADLQSLIIPFVLGALIFIVGKRFGLFHLHAPAWFGVDYWYCRAAHGLISACAFIDEWYEHGRSSLSRWLSRTGVAYAAAWVRLDRQRHRFVTTLLTGAPGPRNQRFVQHAYVELERERQATVRQAIDALTRDLDAGDRPTGEREALIDAGRHVALYMSGRVFTERMGVVSDIVRFGLAEEIREGFDSVVEGLVSSREEVAETVLHVAPKRVAGQDVNREISAGVNRLIGQERFDRRLATLVPPRGGHLPGADPRTAASTGALAHLYRSEGLSRLERFARWLSEITRLAVESVTQERASWAFENRFDEASVVSTRVAIQRYARDMSFNVAVIFVVLLAFLGALAVRA, from the coding sequence ATGGACGCCGGCCACGCAGCGCATGCTGTCGAATCCATAGTCGAGGAGTTGCACGTCGCGTATAGCGTGCTGCCGCCGCTTGTCGTAGCGGTGCCGCTCATAGGCGCGCTCCTCGTGCTGGCGACCGGCAAACGGTGGCCGCGTCTTCGCAACGCGCTCGTCGTGGGCGTGACCGGACTCACCCTGCTGCTCGTGGTGGTCATGATCGGCCCAGTGGTTGCGGAGCACCGCATAGGTGCCCAGTTACCTGCCCTGCTCGGGCAGATCACGTTTACGGTCGACGCGTTCGGGCTGCTCTTCGCACTGTTCACGACGTTCGTGTGGTTCGCCTCGACGCTCTACTCGCTTGACTACCTCAAGCACGAGCATGCGCACGACCGGTACCACGCGACGAGTCTGATCGTGCTGGCGGCGAACCTGGGCGTGGTGCTCGCCGGGGACCTCGTGACGCTCTACCTGTTCTTCGAGGCTCTTGGGCTCGTGGCGTTCTTGCTCGTGATCCACACGGAGACCGACGAGGCCAAACGCGCGTCGATGAAGTACTGGTGGATGACGATTGTCGGCGGTTTCGCACTACTCGCCGGCATCATGCTGACCTTTGCGCTCGGCGGCACGGGCGCGCTGAGGCCACTTCCGGCCAGCGAGGGCGCCGAGGCGCTGCGCTGGGCCGCTTCGGCGCTGCTGATACTGGGATTTGGCGTGAAGGCGGGCATGCTGCCGGTACACGTGTGGCTGCCTGACGCGCATCCGGTGGCACCGTCGCCAGCCAGCGCCCTGCTCTCCGGAGTGATGATCAAGGCGGGCGCCTACGGCATCTTCCGTACGCTGTTCGTGCTCATGCGCCCGGAGATCAGCGCGTCTCTCGAAGAGAGCGCATGGCACTTCAGCAGCCAGCTCGGTCTCGTGGTGCTCTGGACAGGCATGGCCACGATGCTCATCGGCGTTCTGCTCGCACTCGGTCAGTCGAACGCCAAGCGGATGCTCGCCTACCACAGCGTGAGCCAGATGGGATTCATCCTCGCCGGCCTAGGCGCTGCGGCATACCTGGGCACGCACGGAGCGATGGGCATCGGCGGCGCGCTCTATCACGTGGTGAACCACGCGATCTTCAAGGGAGCACTGTTCCTCGGCGTGGGGGCGGTGTTCTACCGCACGGCCGAACTCGATATGTACAAGCTCGGCGGGCTGTGGAAGCGCATGCCGCTCACCTTCCTGTTCACCCTCATCGCCGCCTTCGGCATCACGGGGGTGCCGCTGTTCAACGGCTTCGTGAGCAAATGCATGATCCACCACGCGATCGTGGAGGCGGGGGAGCTGCACGAGCTCGCGTCACTGGGCGTCGCCGAGTGGATATTCATCATCACGTGCGGCGGCACGGCGTGCTCGTTCATCAAGCTGATCGGCTTCGTATTCCTGGGCAAGGCGAAGCAGGAGTATGGACCTGAGGTCAGAGAGGTGCCGCTCCGCATGCTTCTGGGCATGGGGATGCTCTCGGGCGCGATCGTGGTCCTCGGTGTAGCGCCGCAGCTTCTGCTGCGCGGGTTATTCGTGCCGGGGCTCGAGTCTTGGGGACTGCACGCGACCCTGCTTGAGAAGTATCTCGAGACGATGTTCCTGAGCGCCGCCGACCTGCAGTCGCTCATCATCCCGTTCGTGCTCGGGGCGCTCATCTTCATCGTCGGAAAGCGTTTCGGGCTGTTTCATCTTCACGCACCCGCATGGTTCGGTGTGGACTACTGGTACTGCAGAGCCGCGCACGGTCTGATCTCTGCCTGCGCGTTCATCGACGAGTGGTACGAGCACGGGCGTTCATCGCTTTCGAGATGGTTGAGCCGGACCGGTGTCGCGTACGCCGCTGCATGGGTGCGCCTGGATCGGCAGCGCCACCGATTCGTGACCACGCTGCTCACCGGTGCCCCCGGTCCGCGAAACCAGCGCTTCGTCCAGCACGCGTACGTCGAGCTTGAGCGCGAACGCCAAGCGACGGTCCGACAGGCGATCGACGCGCTGACGCGTGACCTCGATGCAGGAGATCGGCCGACAGGCGAGCGCGAAGCCCTCATCGATGCGGGGCGGCACGTGGCCTTGTACATGTCCGGCCGCGTGTTCACCGAGCGGATGGGCGTCGTCTCGGACATCGTCCGCTTCGGGCTTGCCGAGGAGATACGTGAGGGTTTCGACAGCGTGGTCGAAGGGCTGGTCAGCTCACGCGAGGAGGTCGCCGAGACGGTGCTGCACGTCGCGCCGAAACGTGTGGCAGGGCAGGACGTCAATCGGGAGATCTCCGCAGGCGTCAACCGCTTGATCGGCCAGGAGCGCTTCGATCGGCGCCTCGCGACGCTCGTCCCGCCCCGGGGCGGTCACCTGCCAGGAGCCGACCCGAGAACCGCCGCGTCGACCGGGGCTCTGGCGCACCTGTACCGCTCAGAGGGGCTGAGCCGCCTTGAGCGGTTCGCGCGCTGGCTCTCTGAGATAACCCGCTTGGCTGTCGAGTCCGTCACGCAGGAGCGCGCGAGCTGGGCGTTCGAGAATCGCTTCGACGAGGCGAGCGTGGTGAGCACGCGCGTCGCCATACAGCGCTACGCACGCGACATGTCCTTCAATGTAGCCGTCATCTTCGTGGTCTTGCTCGCGTTCCTCGGTGCTCTGGCGGTACGGGCCTGA
- a CDS encoding proton-conducting transporter membrane subunit → MDARMVTSFLPPVAFLLPILAAVIIVPATARHERLRRIGLTLVCVATVAVAVWFVPGVLDGVVYETHVIQVTPAIWMYLRVDAMGALFGLTAAILWLLALVYSFGYMDGGKRLGRYYAFLVLALGWTMGIAYAGNLLTFLIFYELFSILTYPLIVHEETPEAMAAGTKYIVYILIGGSLVLLAIVSTYFLAGDQTLTPEGLLTMEMGRTQLIAVFWCFIAGFGVKAALAPLYGWVPDAHPAAPAPFSAVLSGVMVAAGTFGIMRVFYNVFGVDLVRELGQAPYLAGVAAFTVLFAAILAVNQDNLKRRLAYSTISQMAYAALGVALLGQQAATGSLVHITNHAFMKGALFLCAGLFIKRAGARRVSELDGIGRVMPITSAAFALVALSMIGTPPLSGFVSKWYLGLGMLDMDEPLYLVVLLGGALLAAVYLLPIVYAAYFKPAGAAALALADRTGREAPWVMLVPLIAAAALTVLLGLAASVDGMPLSLARLAAQIAFGQ, encoded by the coding sequence GTGGATGCCCGAATGGTCACATCGTTCCTGCCACCGGTTGCGTTCCTGCTGCCGATTCTCGCTGCGGTGATCATCGTCCCCGCGACGGCGCGCCACGAACGCCTGCGCCGGATCGGCCTCACCCTCGTCTGCGTCGCGACGGTGGCGGTGGCGGTGTGGTTCGTTCCCGGTGTGCTCGACGGCGTGGTGTATGAGACCCATGTCATTCAGGTCACCCCGGCCATATGGATGTACCTGCGCGTCGATGCGATGGGTGCGCTGTTCGGTCTGACCGCGGCGATCCTGTGGCTCCTGGCGCTCGTGTACTCGTTCGGCTACATGGACGGCGGCAAACGGCTTGGTCGCTACTACGCGTTCCTCGTGCTGGCGTTGGGCTGGACCATGGGAATCGCCTATGCCGGCAACCTGCTCACCTTCCTGATCTTCTACGAGCTGTTCTCGATTCTCACGTACCCGCTCATCGTGCATGAGGAGACGCCCGAGGCCATGGCGGCGGGCACCAAGTACATCGTCTACATCCTGATAGGCGGCTCGCTCGTTCTGCTCGCCATCGTGTCGACCTACTTCCTCGCCGGCGACCAGACGCTGACGCCCGAGGGACTGCTCACGATGGAGATGGGCCGCACCCAGCTCATCGCGGTGTTCTGGTGCTTCATAGCCGGCTTCGGGGTGAAGGCGGCGCTTGCTCCGCTGTACGGGTGGGTTCCCGATGCGCACCCCGCCGCGCCGGCGCCGTTCTCCGCCGTGCTTTCAGGGGTGATGGTGGCGGCGGGCACGTTCGGGATCATGCGGGTCTTCTACAACGTGTTCGGGGTGGACCTGGTGCGCGAGCTCGGTCAAGCGCCCTACCTCGCCGGTGTGGCAGCGTTCACCGTGCTATTCGCGGCGATACTCGCGGTCAACCAAGACAACCTCAAGCGGCGTCTCGCCTATTCGACGATCAGCCAGATGGCGTACGCCGCGCTCGGGGTGGCGCTTCTCGGGCAACAAGCCGCCACGGGTTCGCTCGTGCACATCACGAACCACGCCTTCATGAAGGGTGCACTCTTTCTGTGCGCCGGTCTGTTCATCAAGCGGGCAGGGGCGCGCAGGGTGAGCGAGCTCGACGGGATCGGTCGCGTGATGCCGATCACCTCGGCGGCGTTCGCCCTCGTCGCGCTGAGCATGATCGGCACGCCGCCCCTGTCCGGTTTCGTGAGCAAGTGGTACCTCGGTCTGGGCATGCTCGACATGGACGAGCCGCTCTACCTCGTGGTGTTGCTGGGGGGTGCGCTGCTCGCCGCGGTCTACCTGTTGCCGATCGTGTACGCCGCGTACTTCAAGCCCGCCGGGGCAGCTGCCCTGGCGCTCGCAGATCGTACGGGTCGCGAAGCCCCGTGGGTCATGCTCGTCCCGCTCATCGCCGCCGCCGCGCTCACGGTGTTGCTCGGGCTCGCAGCCTCGGTGGATGGCATGCCGCTGTCGCTCGCGCGACTCGCGGCGCAGATCGCCTTCGGCCAGTGA
- a CDS encoding monovalent cation/H+ antiporter subunit D family protein: MEVVDLRPMLAPAISFACAGLVFASRRSRFWLYFWSLSAAAIKLVVVMSMLPGALKGNVYVYNLVDFTPGIGLAFRADALGMFFAAVSSTLWLITTVYAIGYMEPEHSKTRFFGFFALCVSATVGIAFAENLLTLFLFYETLTICTYPLVVHEQTPEAMKAGRKYLAYTLIGGAFVLLGSVVTYDMAGTLTLSKPGILSLSAGVGPLSWLLFAFVIGFGVKLAIMPLHGWLPSAMVAPTPVSALLHAVAVVKAGAFGLLRVFYNVFGVTLLRELPLVSWLSWVAVFTIFAASFIAIFQDNFKRRLAYSTISQLSYIVLGATLLTPYGATAAIAHIANQAFAKITMFFVAGSIQRTTGKTQVHEFAGLGYRMPYTMGAYTVAALSFVGFPMFAGFITKWYLSLGALQAEEWWFALVMVVSSLLNAAYWFPIVYIAFFKVPPGTEIDIREARPTLLWPTLICAAYVILLGLTTQVPGMPFSLAEAAVHSVFGM, from the coding sequence TTGGAAGTCGTCGATCTCAGACCGATGCTTGCGCCGGCGATATCGTTCGCGTGTGCCGGTCTCGTGTTCGCCTCCCGGCGCAGCCGGTTCTGGCTGTACTTCTGGAGCCTGAGTGCTGCGGCGATCAAGCTCGTCGTCGTCATGTCGATGCTGCCCGGCGCCCTCAAGGGGAACGTCTACGTCTACAACCTCGTCGACTTCACTCCGGGAATCGGACTCGCCTTCCGCGCAGACGCGTTGGGGATGTTCTTCGCCGCGGTGAGTTCCACGCTCTGGCTTATCACGACGGTCTATGCGATCGGCTACATGGAGCCCGAGCATTCGAAGACCCGGTTCTTCGGCTTCTTCGCGCTGTGTGTCTCGGCAACCGTGGGCATCGCGTTCGCGGAGAACCTGCTCACGCTGTTCCTGTTCTACGAGACGCTCACCATCTGCACCTATCCACTCGTGGTCCACGAACAGACCCCCGAGGCGATGAAGGCGGGCAGGAAGTACCTGGCATACACCCTGATCGGCGGCGCGTTCGTCCTTCTGGGTTCGGTCGTCACCTACGACATGGCGGGCACGCTCACCTTGAGCAAGCCGGGCATCCTGTCGCTATCGGCGGGGGTGGGGCCGCTCTCTTGGCTCCTGTTCGCGTTCGTGATCGGGTTCGGCGTCAAACTCGCGATCATGCCGCTTCACGGCTGGCTACCGAGCGCGATGGTCGCACCGACTCCGGTCAGCGCGCTTCTGCACGCGGTCGCGGTGGTCAAGGCGGGGGCGTTCGGCCTGCTCCGCGTCTTCTACAACGTCTTCGGGGTCACCCTCCTGCGCGAGTTACCGCTCGTCTCGTGGCTGTCGTGGGTGGCGGTGTTCACGATCTTCGCGGCCTCGTTCATCGCGATCTTCCAGGACAACTTCAAACGGCGCCTCGCGTACTCCACCATCAGCCAGCTGAGCTACATCGTGCTCGGTGCGACCTTGCTCACGCCCTATGGAGCGACCGCGGCCATCGCGCATATCGCGAACCAGGCATTCGCCAAGATCACCATGTTCTTCGTGGCCGGCTCCATCCAGCGGACGACCGGCAAGACCCAGGTCCACGAGTTCGCCGGGCTGGGATACCGGATGCCCTACACGATGGGGGCCTACACGGTGGCCGCCTTGAGCTTCGTGGGCTTTCCGATGTTCGCCGGTTTCATCACCAAGTGGTACCTGTCGCTCGGGGCGCTCCAGGCCGAGGAGTGGTGGTTCGCGCTCGTGATGGTCGTGAGCTCACTCCTGAATGCGGCGTACTGGTTCCCGATCGTCTACATCGCGTTCTTCAAGGTGCCTCCCGGTACGGAGATCGACATCCGGGAGGCTCGGCCGACCCTGTTGTGGCCGACCTTGATCTGCGCCGCGTACGTGATCTTGCTCGGGCTCACGACGCAGGTACCCGGCATGCCATTCTCGCTTGCAGAGGCAGCCGTCCATTCCGTCTTCGGCATGTAG